In the Naumovozyma dairenensis CBS 421 chromosome 4, complete genome genome, one interval contains:
- the BET5 gene encoding TRAPP subunit BET5 (similar to Saccharomyces cerevisiae BET5 (YML077W); ancestral locus Anc_4.345) — MAIYSFWIFDKHCNCIFDREWTLTTNSTSGTTNSKQNQETAKLLYGMIYSLRSITQKLSRGLNKNEMRSISTGKYRVHTYCTASGLWFVLLSDFKQQSYSQVLEYIYSSIYVTYVANNLFSPYDFAENEDEMRGQGFRKITNRRFIDSLENFLSPLVGQ, encoded by the coding sequence ATGGCAATTTACTCTTTTTGGATCTTCGACAAGCATTGTAATTGTATATTTGATAGAGAATGGACATTAACGACAAATAGTACCAGTGGGACAACAAACTCGAAACAAAACCAAGAAACTGCCAAGTTGCTATACGGTATGATATACTCGTTACGGTCTATTACACAGAAATTATCAAGGGGACTCAATAAGAATGAAATGAGAAGTATTTCTACTGGGAAATATAGGGTGCATACTTATTGTACGGCATCGGGATTATGGTTTGTTCTATTGAGTGATTTCAAGCAGCAATCATATTCACAAGTGctggaatatatttatagcAGCATATATGTTACATATGTtgctaataatttattttctccaTATGATTTTGCTGagaatgaagatgaaatgaGAGGCCAAGGATTTAggaaaattacaaatagACGATTTATTGATTCGTTGGAGAATTTCTTATCACCATTGGTAGGCCAGTAA
- the ENT3 gene encoding Ent3p (similar to Saccharomyces cerevisiae ENT3 (YJR125C); ancestral locus Anc_4.346), translating into MSLEDTLSNMTLYDAKKYFRKAQNVVFNYTEMESKVREATNNEPWGASSTLMEQIAQGTYNVRERYEIVGMIFRRFTEKAGSEWRQIYKALQLLDYLIKHGSEPFIDDVRSSLKLIQMLETFHYIDSEGRDQGINVRNRAKLLVELLQDDSNIRQERKKARETSKKYKGVAGGSAATTMNGSLTANTRAGFTVSGSQGISVSADFDSDDSDNEERFKSSPYNDRSSARGRFKDDGEQPSSELTTANKLLDTSGDNIVNATVEGDDDDEDDFDDFQSAPPVPSQSNAPIAQNNISSLLDIDGTSFNANATPYQPQLHIQPVVVPAISSATNTKKDDPFGSLFSSAKASSASIPKPVKPITNHTANLAPSTSTNIAASSIAATVGAADDEDDLFGDMTSSTAANTNNATTNSTSTGTTNSTNNNGSNTVEEVDLLMF; encoded by the coding sequence ATGAGTTTAGAAGATACTTTAAGTAACATGACGTTATATGACGCCAAGAAATACTTCCGGAAAGCACAAAATGTAGTATTCAACTACACTGAAATGGAAAGTAAAGTTAGAGAAGCTACCAATAATGAACCTTGGGGTGCCTCGTCCACTTTAATGGAACAAATCGCTCAAGGAACTTACAACGTTAGAGAACGTTATGAAATCGTAGGGATGATCTTTAGAAGATTCACTGAAAAAGCTGGGAGTGAATGGAGACAAATCTATAAAGCATTACAATTGTTGGATTATTTAATCAAACATGGGTCTGAACCTTTCATTGATGATGTTAGATCGAGCttgaaattaattcaaatgTTGGAAACTTTCCATTATATAGATTCAGAGGGAAGAGATCAAGGGATTAATGTGAGAAATAGAGCAAAATTATTGGTCGAGTTACTACAGGATGATTCTAATATTCGtcaagaaaggaaaaaggCAAGAGAAACTTCtaagaaatataaaggTGTCGCAGGGGGTAGCGCAGCTACAACAATGAATGGTTCATTGACTGCCAATACCAGAGCAGGATTCACCGTATCTGGTTCTCAAGGTATAAGTGTTAGTGCCGATTTTGACTCTGATGAttctgataatgaagagCGCTTTAAATCATCTCCATATAATGATAGAAGCAGTGCTAGAGGTCgatttaaagatgatggTGAACAACCTTCATCCGAGCTTACGACTGCTAATAAGCTTCTAGATACTAGTGGAGATAATATAGTAAACGCTACAGTTGAGggtgatgatgacgacgaagatgattttgatgatttcCAGAGCGCCCCTCCTGTACCTTCTCAAAGCAATGCACCAATAGCgcaaaataatatatcttcTCTTTTGGATATAGATGGAACATCATTCAATGCAAATGCTACACCTTACCAGCCACAGTTACATATTCAACCTGTAGTCGTACCAGCAATCAGTTCAGCAACTAATACAAAGAAAGACGATCCATTtggttcattattttcaagtGCTAAAGCTTCCTCTGCATCTATTCCTAAACCTGTAAAACCAATCACCAACCATACCGCTAATCTAGCACCAAGCACAAGTACGAACATAGCGGCGTCATCCATTGCAGCAACTGTGGGTGCTGCagatgatgaggatgatcTATTCGGGGATATGACTTCTTCTACTGCAGCAAACACCAACAACGCTACTACGAATTCCACTAGCACGGGTACTACGAACTCCACTAACAATAATGGTAGCAATACTgttgaagaagttgatttattaatgttCTAA
- the CPR3 gene encoding peptidylprolyl isomerase CPR3 (similar to Saccharomyces cerevisiae CPR3 (YML078W); ancestral locus Anc_4.347) — protein sequence MFKQSILRQTRLFSTSPTNLGSKVFFKTNKGRIEFELYDDIVPKTAKNFFTLCTRDTGATYINTPFHRIIPGFMIQGGDTDHMKGFGGKSIYGNKFPDENFIKKHTKPGLLSMANAGPNTNGSQFFITTVPCPWLDGKHVVFGEVTKGMDVVKKIEACGSSTGTPKEEIIIEDAGEVKE from the coding sequence ATGTTCAAACAATCTATTCTACGCCAAACTCGTTTATTTTCCACCTCTCCAACCAATTTGGGCTCCAAAGTGTTCTTCAAGACCAACAAGGGTAGAATcgaatttgaattatatgatgATATCGTCCCCAAGACAGCCAAGAATTTCTTCACTTTATGTACTAGAGACACTGGTGCCACGTACATAAACACTCCCTTCCATAGAATCATTCCTGGTTTCATGATCCAAGGTGGTGACACTGATCACATGAAGGGTTTTGGTGGGAAATCCATCTATGGTAATAAATTCCctgatgaaaatttcatcaagAAACATACTAAACCTGGTTTATTATCTATGGCTAATGCTGGACCTAACACTAATGGGTCtcaattctttattacTACTGTGCCATGTCCATGGTTAGATGGGAAACATGTTGTTTTTGGTGAAGTCACTAAGGGTATGGATGTTgtgaagaaaattgaaGCCTGTGGTAGTTCTACGGGTACACCAAAGGAGGAAATCATCATCGAAGATGCAGGTGAAGTTAAGGAATAG
- the CFF1 gene encoding Cff1p (similar to Saccharomyces cerevisiae YML079W; ancestral locus Anc_4.349): MNEEKICLESATIDSVREYPIDNLASFVQVPASEPPTKLKELIDTWGLIKHGEGGYFKETDRSPFVMDAPTKITKKGSWEEEETTKLVLLKRNYSTLIYYLLTPDSPIGKMHKNRNRIIHILQRGKGQYVLIYPNGQVKSFRVGFDYANGEVSQWVVPGGVYKASFLVPNEEFHNGLLISEVVVPGFDFEDHLFMSGYDEMVNLLGEEKAASLKFLL; the protein is encoded by the coding sequence ATGAATGAAGAGAAGATTTGTTTGGAATCAGCTACCATTGACTCAGTGAGAGAGTATCCAATTGATAATCTTGCATCGTTTGTTCAAGTTCCAGCAAGTGAACCCCCAACTAAACTGAAAGAGCTAATCGATACTTGGGGTCTAATTAAACATGGTGAAGGTGGGTACTTTAAAGAGACAGATAGATCTCCATTTGTAATGGATGCGCCAACTAAGATAACTAAGAAAGGATCTtgggaagaagaagaaactacTAAGCTAGtacttttgaaaagaaattactCTACTTTGatctattatttattaacacCGGATTCGCCAATTGGTAAGATGCATAAGAATAGGAATCGTATAATACACATCTTACAACGTGGGAAGGGGCAATATGTACTAATCTACCCTAATGGGCAAGTGAAATCATTCCGTGTTGGGTTTGATTATGCTAATGGTGAAGTTTCTCAATGGGTCGTCCCCGGAGGGGTATATAAGGCAAGCTTCCTGGTTCCTAATGAAGAATTCCATAATGGTTTACTGATTAGTGAAGTAGTGGTCCCAGGATTTGATTTTGAGGATCATTTGTTCATGTCTGGATATGATGAAATGGTGAATCTTCTAGGAGAAGAAAAAGCTGCATCTTTGAAGTTTCTGCTCTAA
- the DUS1 gene encoding tRNA dihydrouridine synthase (similar to Saccharomyces cerevisiae DUS1 (YML080W); ancestral locus Anc_4.350), with protein sequence MNKLKGRQLFEKIGCPTKIVAPMVDQSELAWRILSRRYGATLTYTPMLHAKLFATSEKYRKDMWSEYDGDADLDRPLVVQFCANDPEYLLKAAKLIENKCDAVDLNLGCPQGIARKGHYGSFLMEEWDLIHKLIKTLHDNLNVPVTAKIRVFPEREKTLEYAKMVLDAGAQFLTVHGRLREQKGQKTGLADWEIIKYLRDNLPSDTVFFANGNVLYPEDISRCLTYMHCDGVMSAEGNLYNPGIFVNIPNDATCEELKKAFPRVDKITREYFEIVKKYQGSQASRIAMKSHFFKILRPFLPNHVDIRTELAKLNAKSSFDVWEENVVKPVEDIVKKIFNEADIDEKDKIINGEMELWGGCYKKIPYWRCQPYFRPVNGVTGDKRLVEKLKSDLEREAVKESCDSDNSKKRKSDMGLENSTKKELKVAPV encoded by the coding sequence atgaataaaCTTAAGGGAAGACAACTCTTTGAAAAGATCGGATGTCCGACAAAGATCGTCGCACCAATGGTTGATCAATCGGAATTAGCATGGAGGATTCTCTCCAGAAGATATGGAGCCACCTTAACATACACGCCCATGCTTCATGCAAAATTATTTGCCACTTCTGAAAAATATAGGAAAGATATGTGGAGTGAATATGATGGAGATGCTGATCTTGACAGGCCCTTAGTGGTACAATTTTGTGCCAATGATCctgaatatttattgaaagctgctaaattaattgaaaataaatgtGATGCAGtggatttgaatttagGATGTCCTCAAGGGATCGCCAGAAAGGGTCATTATGGGTCATTCTTGATGGAAGAATGGGATTTGATtcataaattaattaaaacTTTACATGACAATCTTAATGTACCTGTTACTGCGAAAATTCGTGTGTTCCCTGAGAGAGAAAAGACCTTAGAGTATGCTAAAATGGTATTAGACGCAGGAGCACAATTTTTAACAGTGCATGGGAGATTAAGAGAACAAAAGGGTCAAAAGACTGGATTAGCAGATTGGGagattattaaatatttaagaGATAATTTACCATCAGATACAGTATTCTTTGCTAATGGGAATGTATTATATCCAGAAGATATTAGTAGATGTTTAACTTATATGCATTGTGATGGTGTCATGAGTGCAGAGGGGAACTTGTATAACCCAGgtatttttgttaatatTCCTAATGACGCAACATgtgaagaattaaaaaaagCGTTCCCAAGAGTAGACAAAATTACTAGAGAATATTTCGAAATTGTTAAGAAATATCAAGGGTCTCAGGCATCACGTATAGCTATGAAATCAcattttttcaagattcTACGACCATTTTTACCAAACCATGTTGATATTAGAACTGAATTGGCTAAGTTGAATGctaaatcatcatttgatGTTTGGGAAGAAAATGTGGTAAAACCTGTTGAAGATAttgttaaaaaaatattcaatgaaGCGGACATTGACGAAAAGGATAAGATAATTAATGGAGAAATGGAGCTATGGGGTGGTTGTTATAAGAAAATACCGTATTGGAGATGTCAACCATATTTTAGACCGGTTAATGGTGTAACCGGCGACAAAAGATTAGttgagaaattaaagagCGATTTAGAACGTGAAGCTGTTAAGGAAAGCTGTGACAGTGATAACAgcaagaaaagaaaatcagATATGGGATTagaaaattcaacaaaaaagGAATTAAAGGTAGCGCCTGTATAG